The sequence below is a genomic window from Sorangiineae bacterium MSr12523.
AGATCACGCGCACGTCGATGGGGATGGGCCGCCGTGCGCCGATGCGCACGACCTCGCGCTCCTGCAGCACGCGCAGAAGCTTCACCTGGGCGGAAAGGGGAAGGTCGCCCACTTCGTCGAGGAAAAGCGTGCCGCCGTGGGCCACCTCGAACCAGCCCGGCTTGCTCGAAAGCGCCCCGGTGAACGAGCCCTTTTCATGCCCAAAGAGCTCACTTTCCATCAGCGTGGGCGACAGCGCACCGCAATTGACCGCGACGAAGGGCCCGCGTGCCCGCCCGCTGCCGTCATGCACGTAGCGCGCGACGATCTCTTTGCCGGTGCCCGTCTCGCCCGTCACCAATACGGGGATGTCGCTCGGTGCGATCCGATCGAGCCGCTTCAGCAGCTCCACCGAGCGCACGTCCTCGAACACGAGCGCTCGCGCCCTCGTCGAGGGTGAATCGACACGCGAAAGCTGAAACACGGCCTTCGACCTGGTCGCGCCCACGCCATGGCTCGTACCACTATAACGAACAGTCGTCCAGTATAACGGACACTCGAGATCGCTCAGTCGGGCATGGCGCGGCGCGGGCCGGTGCCGTCGAGAAGGTCCACGGGGCTGCACTTGTCGATGTGCCCGATGAGCCCGCGGTAGATGCCGTACCCCACGAGCTTGCGCAGCCGCGGCGCAAATCCGCGCGCCACCTCCAGCGGGATGCCGAGCTGCTGATTTTCCTGCTGCCGGATGTAGCCCGCGCAGTAGTTCATCGCGATGCCGACCCGCCGGCTCTTCGTGCGGTTCGCACCACCGCCATGCCAGAGGCTCCCGTTGAACACGAGCACGCTGCCGCGCTTCATCTCGGCCGCGATGGAATCGTCGTAGACGGTGCCCAACTCGGGCGAACGGTCCCTTTTGTGCGAGCCCGGAATGACACGGGTGGCGCCGTTCTCCTCCGTGAAATCCGTGAGCGCCCACATCGAGTTGCAAATGATGGGGCTATGCGGCTTGCCCAATGGAATCAGCTGGTCGTCGCAATGAATCGGCTGCGCGCTTTCGTCCGGCCCGATGGCGATGGAGGACAGCGACGAGACGAGGCACCCGCGATCGAGCACGCCCTCGACGATGGGCAGCACGTTTTCGTGCACCGGAATGAGCTCGTACAGCTTTCCGCGCGCGAGCAAATTGTAGATGCGCACCGTGCGAGTGCCCTCGAAGAGGTTCTGCGCCGGCTGGGCATCGAGCTCCCGTTCGAGCCGCTCGAGATCGGCGAGAAGCGCGTCGACCAGGGAGAGGTCGATCGCGTTCTCGACGATCGTGTACCCATCGCGGTCCATGCGGGCGAGGTGTTCCGCGATGTCGTTCATGGTCAATTCTTGAAGAGAATCGGCTGCCCCAACTGCGGATTCAATTTGCACGCCGTGTCATGCGTATGAAGCATCGACAGGGGGTGCACGACAATGCGAAACAGGTTGAACG
It includes:
- a CDS encoding phytanoyl-CoA dioxygenase family protein, with protein sequence MNDIAEHLARMDRDGYTIVENAIDLSLVDALLADLERLERELDAQPAQNLFEGTRTVRIYNLLARGKLYELIPVHENVLPIVEGVLDRGCLVSSLSSIAIGPDESAQPIHCDDQLIPLGKPHSPIICNSMWALTDFTEENGATRVIPGSHKRDRSPELGTVYDDSIAAEMKRGSVLVFNGSLWHGGGANRTKSRRVGIAMNYCAGYIRQQENQQLGIPLEVARGFAPRLRKLVGYGIYRGLIGHIDKCSPVDLLDGTGPRRAMPD